In one Solanum dulcamara chromosome 1, daSolDulc1.2, whole genome shotgun sequence genomic region, the following are encoded:
- the LOC129901957 gene encoding probable 20S rRNA accumulation protein 4 isoform X1: MGGVFLGMPGTWAGHMHEAADHYTTKIGGLPDWPIPLPSTSVDLFKCSACKSDLSLLAQVYAPIAKKKLNIEERVIYVFGCLMPECGSTTVSWRAIRIQKSVSSEGLKSQSDKVVSSPASSVSDSKEELKKDISSFDSLEEDDDEDDDDIDLAELGRALSEAASLASQSKKQNHGRKLTAKTSSPVCAARVIDKKLPVIPCFYIYAEEEKFSKKDASVCSKDISSPIMDHESDPDTQEETWEVEDYEYDRALSADRVYLKFKKRVDAYPEQCFRYSYGGKPLLASGDAGDPGTCRLCGAARQYEMQLMPPLLYFLQEAVSEKERHALDSWNWMTLIVYTCSQNCSNDNSSDDGWIVAEEAVVVQYE; the protein is encoded by the exons ATGGGGGGAGTGTTTTTAGGCATGCCAGGAACGTGGGCAGGTCATATGCATGAAGCTGCTGACCATTATACAACAAAAATCGGTGGACTTCCT GATTGGCCTATTCCTCTTCCTTCAACAAGTGTTGATTTATTCAAATGCAGTGCTTGTAAAAGCGATTTGTCTCTTCTTGCACAG GTTTATGCCCCAAtcgcaaaaaaaaaattgaacattgAAGAGCGTGTAATCTATGTTTTTGGCTGTTTGATGCCAGAATGTGGGAGCACTACTGTAAG CTGGAGAGCTATTAGAATCCAAAAGTCTGTAAGTAGTGAAGGTTTAAAGAGCCAGTCTGATAAGGTTGTCTCCTCGCCTGCATCTTCTGTATCAGATTCAAAGGAAGAATTGAAGAAGGATATATCTTCATTTGACTCTTTGGAAGAggatgatgatgaagatgacGATGACATAGACCTTGCTGAGTTGGGTAGAGCACTTTCTGAAGCTGCAAGCCTAGCTTCTCAGTCCAAGAAACAAAACCATGGTCGTAAATTAACTGCCAAAACTTCATCCCCTGTCTGTGCAGCCAGAGTAATTGATAAAAAGTTACCAG TGATTCCTTGCTTCTATATATATGCTGAGGAAGAGAAATTTTCCAAGAAAGATGCTTCTGTCTGTTCAAAAGACATCTCATCTCCAATCATGGACCATGAAAGTGATCCTGATACTCAAGAAGAAACATGGGAGGTGGAAGATTATGAGTACGATAGGGCATTGAGTGCTGACAGGGTTTACCTTAAGTTCAAAAAGCGAGTAGATGCATATCCAGAACAATGCTTCAG ATATTCATATGGTGGAAAACCTCTTTTGGCTTCTGGAGATGCTGGTGATCCAGGGACGTGCAGGCTCTGTGGTGCAGCACGTCAATATGAAATGCAGCTGATGCCCCCATTGCTATATTTTCTGCAGGAAGCAGTCAGCGAGAAAGAAAGACATGCTTTGGATAGCTGGAATTGGATGACTTTAATAGTCTATACTTGCTCACAG AACTGTTCAAATGATAACTCTAGTGATGATGGCTGGATTGTGGCCGAGGAAGCTGTTGTCGTACAATATGAATAG
- the LOC129901957 gene encoding probable 20S rRNA accumulation protein 4 isoform X2, which translates to MGGVFLGMPGTWAGHMHEAADHYTTKIGGLPDWPIPLPSTSVDLFKCSACKSDLSLLAQVYAPIAKKKLNIEERVIYVFGCLMPECGSTTVSWRAIRIQKSVSSEGLKSQSDKVVSSPASSVSDSKEELKKDISSFDSLEEDDDEDDDDIDLAELGRALSEAASLASQSKKQNHGRKLTAKTSSPVCAARVIDKKLPVIPCFYIYAEEEKFSKKDASVCSKDISSPIMDHESDPDTQEETWEVEDYEYDRALSADRVYLKFKKRVDAYPEQCFRVYFRLRGRSYYITESRSKAETWFDWIGSARYHMSRLVLSKGTLFWIC; encoded by the exons ATGGGGGGAGTGTTTTTAGGCATGCCAGGAACGTGGGCAGGTCATATGCATGAAGCTGCTGACCATTATACAACAAAAATCGGTGGACTTCCT GATTGGCCTATTCCTCTTCCTTCAACAAGTGTTGATTTATTCAAATGCAGTGCTTGTAAAAGCGATTTGTCTCTTCTTGCACAG GTTTATGCCCCAAtcgcaaaaaaaaaattgaacattgAAGAGCGTGTAATCTATGTTTTTGGCTGTTTGATGCCAGAATGTGGGAGCACTACTGTAAG CTGGAGAGCTATTAGAATCCAAAAGTCTGTAAGTAGTGAAGGTTTAAAGAGCCAGTCTGATAAGGTTGTCTCCTCGCCTGCATCTTCTGTATCAGATTCAAAGGAAGAATTGAAGAAGGATATATCTTCATTTGACTCTTTGGAAGAggatgatgatgaagatgacGATGACATAGACCTTGCTGAGTTGGGTAGAGCACTTTCTGAAGCTGCAAGCCTAGCTTCTCAGTCCAAGAAACAAAACCATGGTCGTAAATTAACTGCCAAAACTTCATCCCCTGTCTGTGCAGCCAGAGTAATTGATAAAAAGTTACCAG TGATTCCTTGCTTCTATATATATGCTGAGGAAGAGAAATTTTCCAAGAAAGATGCTTCTGTCTGTTCAAAAGACATCTCATCTCCAATCATGGACCATGAAAGTGATCCTGATACTCAAGAAGAAACATGGGAGGTGGAAGATTATGAGTACGATAGGGCATTGAGTGCTGACAGGGTTTACCTTAAGTTCAAAAAGCGAGTAGATGCATATCCAGAACAATGCTTCAG GGTCTATTTCCGACTCAGAGGAAGATCATATTACATCACAGAATCGAGATCTAAAGCAGAGACGTGGTTTGACTGGATTGGAAGTGCGAGGTACCATATGAGCAGGTTGGTGCTGAGCAAAGGAACTCTGTTTTGGATCTGTTAA